The sequence TGCATGGCGTACAGAATCCGGCGCTGCACAGGCTTCTGACCGTCGCCGACATCGGGCAGCGCACGACCGCGCACCACCGAGACGGCATAGTCGAGATAGGCCTGCTCGGCATACAGGCCCAGCGTGATGGCGGCATCATCGCCGCCGGACGGAGCATCGAACAGCCCCGCTTGATTGCTGTCAGTCATGGTGTGTGTCGTATCAATAACTCAAGACGGCGCGTGGCACATGGGCGCGCAGCACGTCGCGCACGGCTCGCAAGTCTTGCTCGCTCTGACCGCGCTTGGGGACGATGACGCCCTGCGTGGGAGCAATGAAAAGAAAAAGGTAGTCGGAGGTTTCCTCGACCTCGCGCACCAGATCCCACGGCAGGCTGCCGCTGGCTCGCTCACCGGCGTCGGTCACGCCCTCCGGCCTGAAATCCAGGCGATGCTCGCCCAGAAAAGGATTTTCCGGGTCGCGTTTGAACGCGCGGCGCACGTTCTTTCGCGCCAGCGCCGGAATGAGCCGTTCGAAAACAAGGCTGAGCAAAACGAGCGCCACCGCGGCCACGACGGCAGCCTGGAAAAAGGCGGGCATGGCCGCCCCCAATCCATATGACCTTCGGCATCACGGGTGCGCGAAACCATCAGCAGCAACAAGCCGACGATCATCAGCCCGGCGAACCGCAAATGGCTGCGCAGCCGTTTGCGTTTGAGCTCCCGGCGCGTGTGGGCGTGGGTAATGAAAGCCTCGTAGTCTTCGACCTTCAGGTCCACGGACAGGCCAGCCTTGTCGACCTCACTCATCAGATGTCCAGCTCCGCCAGATTGCCTTTCTCTTCGATCCAGGTGCGCCGTTGTGCCGACTCGCCTTTGCCCATAAGCATGTCAAACATGCGTGTCGTATCCGATGGCGACAGATTCCCATAGCCCACCGGCAGCAGCCGTCGGGTGTCCGGATTCATCGTGGTTTCCCAGAGTTGCGCGGGGTTCATTTCGCCCAGGCCCTTGAAGCGGCTCACGCTCCAGGCCGCCTCGCGCACGCCCTCTTTGCGCAACTTGTCCTGCGCCGCCTCGAGCTCGCCGTCGTCCAGACAATAGATCTTGCGCGCCGGCCGCTTGCCCTGCGCGGGAACATCCAGACGAAAGAGCGGCGGCCTGGCCACGTAGACGTGCCCGGCTTCGACCAGGCGTGGGAAGTGTTTGAAGAACAGCGTCAGCAGCAACACCTGAATGTGCGAACCGTCGACGTCGGCATCAGACAGAATACAGATGCGGCCATAGCGCAGACCGGACAGATCCGGATGGTCATTCGGGCCGTGCGGGTCCACGCCGATCGCCACGGAAATATCGTGGATTTCATTGTTGGCGAACAGGCGGTCGCGATCGACCTCCCAGGAATTGAGCACCTTGCCGCGCAGGGGCAAAATGGCCTGGAATTCTTTGTCGCGCCCCATCTTGGCCGAGCCGCCTGCGGAGTCGCCCTCGACGAGAAACACTTCGGTGCGGCTGGCGTCACTGGCCTCGCAGTCTGTCAGCTTGCCCGGCAGCACGGCCACGCCCGAACTCTTGCGTTTTTCCACCTTCTGAGCCGAGCGTACGCGCGCCTGCGCCTGGCGAATGGCCAGCTCCGCCAATTTCTTGCCGTACTCGACGTTACTGTGCAGCCAGAGGTCCAGCGCGCCCTTGGCGAAACCGCCCACAAGACGCACCGCGTCACGGCTGTTCAGGCGTTCCTTGATCTGGCCTTGGAATTGCGGATCCAGG comes from Bordetella holmesii ATCC 51541 and encodes:
- a CDS encoding ycxB-like family protein — its product is MPAFFQAAVVAAVALVLLSLVFERLIPALARKNVRRAFKRDPENPFLGEHRLDFRPEGVTDAGERASGSLPWDLVREVEETSDYLFLFIAPTQGVIVPKRGQSEQDLRAVRDVLRAHVPRAVLSY